A region of Paractinoplanes abujensis DNA encodes the following proteins:
- a CDS encoding glycoside hydrolase family 31 protein has protein sequence MTVRRWREVGRRLAGGPVMRPVADPRAVVQGDRYRITVLTDGLVRLEYAGDGVFEDRASTFAVHRELPVPEFRVLDGEHELEVVTSRFRLTYDRGPFTTSGLSLAVGGGISNYHSVWRYGQAPEDLGGTARTLDNADGAIPLEPGVVSRTGYAVVDDSRSFLFDAEGWVSADNVNRIDLYVFAYGHDYAEALRAFYAVSGPQPVVPRWALGNWWSRFHAYSDQEYLALLDRFRDEGLPFSVGVIDMDWHLTDVDPRYGSGWTGYTWNRSLFPEPAEFLERVHDRGLRVTLNVHPADGVRAYEDAYPAMAAALGRDPSTGEPIAFDVTDRRFLTAYFEVLHRGLEADGVDFWWLDWQSGPHSRVAGIDPLWMLNHFHFLDNGSLTFSRYAGPGSHRYPVGFSGDAVISWASLAFQPHFTATAANIGYGWWSHDIGGHLDGVRDDELATRWVQFGCFSPILRLHSTRNPFIHKEPWAFPSPAREVMTDFLRLRHRLVPYLHTMNAQAGLPLVLPMYYRAPATEAAYEVPNQYQFGSSLVVAAITAPADRATGLGRVRAWLPAGTWVDVLTDLVYDGDRTLYLHRDLSTIPVLATSGAIVPLDGEAGPGNDPVEPAHLEVLVVAGADGSFDLIEDSGVTPLRWRQDAGEFAAGPGPAGRTWTTTFPALTGVDPVATVDDLPVPAEIHRGETRTSITVRDVPATATLRITVGARPGLRRNDVRGLIFALLDRAQIEYATKTRVLEAVESARPLTVLQSFDLDDTLLTALGEILLSQEN, from the coding sequence GTGACAGTTCGTCGGTGGCGCGAGGTCGGCCGGCGGCTTGCCGGCGGTCCGGTGATGCGTCCCGTAGCCGACCCGCGGGCCGTGGTCCAGGGTGATCGTTACCGGATCACCGTGCTGACCGACGGCCTGGTCCGCCTCGAATACGCCGGCGACGGTGTCTTCGAGGACCGCGCGTCCACGTTCGCCGTCCACCGCGAGCTGCCCGTGCCCGAGTTCCGGGTGCTCGACGGCGAGCACGAGCTCGAGGTGGTCACGTCGCGCTTCCGGCTCACGTACGACCGGGGGCCGTTCACCACCAGCGGGCTGAGCCTGGCGGTGGGCGGCGGCATCAGCAACTACCACTCGGTCTGGCGCTACGGGCAGGCCCCGGAGGACCTCGGAGGTACGGCCCGCACCCTGGACAACGCGGACGGGGCGATCCCCCTCGAACCGGGAGTCGTCTCGCGTACGGGCTATGCGGTGGTCGACGACTCGCGGTCGTTCCTCTTCGACGCCGAGGGCTGGGTCAGCGCCGACAACGTCAACCGCATCGACCTGTACGTGTTCGCGTACGGTCACGACTACGCGGAGGCACTGCGGGCGTTCTACGCCGTCTCCGGGCCGCAACCGGTCGTGCCCCGGTGGGCGCTGGGCAACTGGTGGAGCCGGTTCCACGCCTACTCCGACCAGGAATACCTGGCCCTGCTCGACCGGTTCCGCGACGAGGGGCTGCCGTTCTCGGTCGGCGTGATCGACATGGACTGGCACCTGACCGACGTGGACCCCCGGTACGGCAGCGGCTGGACGGGCTACACCTGGAACCGCTCGCTGTTCCCCGAGCCCGCGGAGTTCCTCGAGCGGGTGCACGACCGGGGGTTGCGCGTCACGCTCAACGTGCATCCGGCCGACGGCGTACGGGCGTACGAGGACGCCTATCCGGCCATGGCCGCGGCACTCGGCCGGGACCCGTCCACGGGCGAGCCGATCGCCTTCGACGTCACCGACCGGCGCTTCCTGACCGCCTACTTCGAGGTGCTGCACCGCGGGCTGGAGGCCGACGGGGTCGACTTCTGGTGGCTGGACTGGCAGTCCGGGCCGCACTCGCGGGTGGCCGGCATCGACCCGCTGTGGATGCTCAACCACTTCCACTTCCTCGACAACGGGTCGCTGACCTTCTCCCGGTACGCCGGGCCGGGCAGTCACCGCTACCCGGTGGGTTTCTCCGGCGACGCCGTCATCTCGTGGGCCTCGCTCGCCTTCCAGCCCCACTTCACGGCGACCGCGGCCAACATCGGGTACGGCTGGTGGAGTCACGACATCGGCGGGCACCTGGACGGCGTCCGCGACGACGAGCTGGCCACGCGGTGGGTGCAGTTCGGCTGCTTCTCGCCGATCCTGCGGCTGCACTCGACCCGCAACCCGTTCATCCACAAGGAGCCGTGGGCGTTCCCGTCGCCGGCGCGCGAGGTCATGACGGACTTCCTGCGGCTGCGGCACCGGCTCGTGCCGTACCTGCACACGATGAACGCGCAGGCCGGGCTGCCGCTGGTGCTGCCCATGTACTACCGGGCCCCCGCCACCGAGGCGGCGTACGAGGTTCCGAACCAGTACCAGTTCGGCTCGTCGCTGGTCGTTGCGGCCATCACCGCGCCCGCTGACCGCGCCACGGGTCTGGGCCGGGTCAGGGCGTGGCTGCCCGCGGGCACGTGGGTCGACGTGCTGACCGACCTCGTCTACGACGGCGACCGCACCCTCTATCTGCACCGCGACCTGAGCACCATCCCCGTGCTGGCCACGAGCGGGGCCATCGTGCCGCTGGACGGCGAGGCCGGGCCGGGCAACGACCCGGTCGAGCCCGCACACCTCGAGGTGCTGGTCGTGGCGGGTGCGGACGGCTCGTTCGACCTGATCGAGGACTCGGGCGTGACGCCGCTGCGCTGGCGGCAGGACGCCGGGGAGTTCGCGGCCGGGCCCGGACCGGCCGGCCGCACCTGGACAACCACCTTTCCGGCACTCACCGGCGTCGATCCGGTGGCGACCGTGGACGACCTGCCAGTCCCGGCGGAGATTCACCGCGGTGAAACTCGAACATCGATTACGGTACGAGACGTGCCTGCTACGGCCACGTTACGCATCACCGTCGGCGCCCGGCCCGGCCTGCGCCGCAACGACGTCCGCGGGTTGATCTTCGCGCTGCTCGACCGGGCGCAGATCGAGTACGCGACCAAGACCCGGGTGCTCGAGGCCGTCGAGTCGGCCCGGCCGCTGACGGTCCTGCAGTCCTTCGACCTGGACGACACCCTGCTCACCGCCCTCGGTGAGATCCTGCTCTCCCAGGAGAATTGA
- a CDS encoding putative bifunctional diguanylate cyclase/phosphodiesterase: MERLVVDRPPVDRPVVDGRDVVGPFLVERRLVVGLLELDRISRPGRDAHSVPAAADGEEAGERRGDPPMTGVWRLSAAGRTGLLTAGLTLFTTLVVVILLRQHPWASGQSWPQLAAIAMLFAVTERFTVTFPVRRGSHTISLSEIPLVLGLVTMAPAVLVLVRVIGGIAGLTVLSGQRGTKLAFNTALYGTQAAAAGLLFHVLAGSADPLGPRGWLSCFVATLAADLISVVLISAVIALHDDTEEWRRLLSADLRNVLQLPLVVVTTTLGLITAIVIRDQLAAAVLLGILAFAVYLVFRRYSQQTQGHAQVEALYRFTRAVGDAHDATAVTHEVLSQVRDLVRAETAELIVPGDHSRTRMSLTGERTYETRTDVPADAWWEPAVRGESIMLPGGPDDAMAAPVPLGATGAVLAVTRSLPDIETFGGDHLRLLEALAGHAGVALTNAQLVQQLSHSALHDALTGLPNRRKLLADLGEALRDHRDAALQVGVVLLDLDRFKEINDALGHTIGDDVLREVGHRIQARLGDRARVARLGGDEFGLITAATSEAGVLALAAELHEMLEEPTAVSGLALHTQAGIGVCLAPRHGTDPDRLLQRADVAMYVAKQARAGVHVYAPEDDQDTPRRLALLTDLRLAVEQNLVQAAYQPKIDATTGQVIGAEALARWSRSDGPVRPDEFIPLAERTGLIAPLTEHMLDSALTACASWRRAGHQLSVAVNLSPQMLSDHTVLLDVVERALSRHDVPATALTLEITESGLIADPTAGVRVLHALRGLGVRLSVDDFGTGQSSLSRLTELPVQELKIDKSFVDDLPHHRGKQAVIAAAQQLGHALGLHVVVEGVETRAEFDHVRDLGCDSVQGYYVARPLSSEDFSAWLASWPETPAAGLILTGSRRPR; encoded by the coding sequence GTGGAACGACTCGTCGTGGACCGGCCGCCGGTGGACCGGCCGGTCGTGGACGGCCGGGACGTGGTCGGGCCGTTCCTGGTCGAGCGACGACTGGTCGTCGGCCTCCTGGAGTTAGATCGGATCAGCCGGCCGGGACGGGATGCTCATTCCGTCCCGGCCGCTGCCGATGGGGAGGAGGCGGGCGAGCGACGAGGAGATCCGCCGATGACGGGTGTGTGGCGGCTGTCCGCGGCCGGCCGCACCGGCCTGCTCACGGCCGGTCTCACGCTCTTCACGACCCTGGTCGTGGTCATCCTGCTGCGTCAGCACCCGTGGGCCTCCGGGCAGAGCTGGCCGCAGCTGGCCGCCATCGCGATGCTGTTCGCCGTCACCGAACGGTTCACCGTCACCTTCCCGGTGCGGCGAGGGTCCCACACGATCAGCCTCAGTGAGATCCCCCTGGTGCTGGGCCTGGTCACGATGGCTCCGGCCGTGCTGGTGCTGGTGCGGGTGATCGGCGGCATCGCGGGCCTGACCGTGTTGAGCGGCCAGCGCGGCACCAAACTGGCCTTCAACACGGCCCTGTACGGCACCCAGGCCGCAGCCGCGGGACTGCTGTTCCACGTGCTCGCCGGTTCGGCCGATCCGCTGGGCCCGCGCGGCTGGCTGAGCTGTTTCGTGGCGACGCTGGCCGCCGACCTCATCTCCGTCGTCCTGATCAGCGCCGTGATCGCCTTGCACGACGACACCGAGGAGTGGCGCCGGTTGCTGAGCGCCGATCTGCGCAACGTCCTGCAACTCCCGCTGGTGGTCGTGACCACGACGCTCGGCCTGATCACCGCGATCGTGATCCGCGATCAGCTCGCCGCCGCGGTGCTGCTGGGCATCCTGGCCTTCGCCGTCTACCTGGTCTTCCGGCGTTACTCCCAGCAGACCCAGGGGCACGCGCAGGTGGAGGCGCTCTACCGCTTCACCCGGGCGGTCGGCGATGCCCACGACGCCACCGCGGTGACCCACGAGGTGCTGAGTCAGGTCCGCGATCTGGTCCGGGCCGAGACGGCGGAACTGATCGTGCCCGGTGACCACAGCCGTACCCGCATGTCGCTCACCGGCGAGCGCACGTACGAGACACGCACCGACGTGCCGGCGGACGCATGGTGGGAACCGGCCGTTCGCGGCGAGTCGATCATGCTGCCGGGCGGCCCGGACGACGCGATGGCCGCGCCCGTGCCCCTGGGCGCCACCGGGGCGGTGCTGGCCGTCACGCGGAGCCTGCCCGACATCGAGACGTTCGGCGGCGATCATTTGCGGCTGCTGGAAGCGCTGGCCGGGCACGCCGGCGTCGCGCTGACCAACGCCCAGCTGGTGCAGCAGCTCAGCCACAGCGCCCTGCACGACGCCCTGACCGGCCTGCCCAACCGCCGCAAGCTGCTCGCCGACCTCGGAGAGGCGCTGCGGGACCACCGCGACGCGGCCCTGCAGGTGGGTGTGGTCCTGCTGGATCTGGACCGGTTCAAGGAGATCAACGACGCCCTCGGGCACACGATCGGCGACGACGTTCTGCGCGAGGTCGGTCATCGGATCCAGGCCCGGCTGGGCGACCGGGCCCGCGTGGCCCGGCTCGGCGGCGACGAGTTCGGCCTGATCACCGCGGCGACCTCGGAGGCGGGCGTCCTGGCCCTGGCGGCCGAACTGCACGAGATGCTCGAGGAGCCGACCGCGGTGTCCGGCCTCGCCCTGCACACCCAGGCCGGCATCGGGGTGTGCCTCGCGCCGCGGCACGGCACCGACCCGGACCGGCTGCTGCAGCGCGCCGACGTCGCGATGTACGTGGCCAAGCAGGCCCGTGCGGGTGTGCACGTCTACGCTCCCGAGGACGACCAGGACACTCCACGACGGCTGGCCCTGCTGACCGACTTGCGCCTCGCCGTCGAGCAGAACCTCGTCCAGGCGGCCTATCAGCCCAAGATCGACGCGACGACCGGACAGGTGATCGGCGCCGAGGCGTTAGCGCGGTGGTCGCGGTCCGACGGTCCCGTACGCCCCGACGAGTTCATCCCGCTGGCCGAGCGCACCGGCCTCATCGCACCCCTGACCGAGCACATGCTCGACTCGGCCCTCACCGCGTGCGCCTCCTGGCGGCGAGCCGGCCATCAGCTGTCGGTGGCGGTCAACCTGTCACCCCAGATGCTCAGCGACCACACGGTGCTCCTCGACGTGGTCGAGCGGGCCCTGAGCCGCCACGACGTGCCCGCCACGGCCCTCACCCTGGAGATCACCGAGAGCGGCCTCATCGCCGACCCCACCGCCGGCGTACGGGTCCTGCACGCGCTGCGCGGCCTGGGTGTGCGCCTGTCGGTCGACGACTTCGGCACCGGCCAGTCGTCGCTGAGCCGGCTGACCGAGCTCCCGGTGCAAGAGCTCAAGATCGACAAGAGTTTCGTCGACGACCTCCCGCATCACCGCGGCAAACAGGCGGTGATCGCGGCCGCCCAGCAGCTGGGCCACGCCCTCGGCCTGCACGTGGTGGTCGAGGGCGTCGAAACCCGGGCCGAGTTCGACCACGTGCGCGACCTGGGCTGCGACTCGGTTCAGGGCTACTACGTCGCCCGGCCGCTGTCCTCGGAGGACTTCTCCGCCTGGCTGGCGTCCTGGCCCGAGACCCCGGCGGCGGGGCTGATCCTCACCGGCTCACGCCGGCCGCGCTGA